A window of Clostridiisalibacter paucivorans DSM 22131 genomic DNA:
TATCGGTATTTTGGTCTATTCTAGATTCTATCATCATCGGTCCATCTATAGTCTTTCCTTTAGGAAATTTATAAATAAATAATCTTCCATAGTCTTCTCCATCGTTTCTAGCCACAAATAAGGATGTCATATTTGGCTTAGTCTTAGGAGTATATGGTACTGTAAGTAAAAACTCAACTTTATCCTCTCCAGGAAGTTTAAACATTAAATAAGTAGGTTCTACATACTGTATAGATTCCATATATTTTTCTTGTGCTATATCCCAAAAGTCTTCTTCATTATAAAATACCATAGGATTATCTACATGATAAGTCCTATATACCTCTGCCTGAATATTAAATAACAGATTGGGGTATCTTGTATGTGACATTATACCCTTTGGCATTTCTGATTTATCTAAGAATAAATCAGGGAATATTTTTCTATATGTCTGTATAATAGGATCTTTTTCATCAAATACATAATATTTTACAGTACCATTATATGCATCTACTACCACTTTTACAGAATTTCTTATATAGTTTAAACTTGATTCTTTAGCAAAAGGCTCTGAATAAGGATATTTATCACTTACCGTATATCCATCTATAATCCAATATAATTTTCCATCATCTTGATTCAATACAAGATAAGGATTTTCATCATACTCAATAAAAGGTGCTATCTTCCTTATTCTCTGATTTATATTCCTATATAATACAATCCTACTATCAGTATTTACATTATTAGATATGAGAATTTTAAAACTTTTTTGCTTTATTGCATATAGTAGTTTATTTATACCTCCAAGCTCTATCCCTGCATCTCCTTCATAAATGGTCTGCTTATTGTCTGAGCCTTGAGGATAATCGAACTCCATCTCATCAGTATTTGTTATGATATAATCATTGGTTGATTCTCCAAAATATATCTCAGGCCTTTTTATATCCAAATTAACATCAGTAACTGGTGGGATATTTCTAACCAACAGTTCAGGCTGACCATCAGATGTCACCGCATTGACTGGGGATAATACCATTCCATATCCATGTGTATACTTTAGATGTTTATTAATCCAGGTCTTCGTCTGTAAATTCTTTTGGTCTAATTCCCTGGCAGATAAAAACACTTGAGTATATTTTCCATCAATATTGTATCTGTCTATATCCACATTATTAAATGAATAGTATAGTCTTATAGCTTGCAATTGATTATATACTTGTATTATAGGTCTATAATCGTTTATTCTAATATTATTTACCGTATCTTGATTTTCTATTAAATCTTCTTTAGTCAAATCTTGACTAACAGGAAATTGCTTCTGTTCCACTTCATTTAACCCGTATGCATTCTGAGTATACTCTATGTTATATTCTAAATATTTTTGTTCCTTTGATATCTCATCGGGTTCAACTATAAATTTTTGAACAATACCACTACCTACATTGCCTATAATAGATATAGCTATAAGAACCACAGGTCCTATCAATGCCTTTTTTATATCCTTCTTCATAATACCTAATAAAAATCCTATAGCTGAAATAATTGCTACTACAGTCATGATTCTATATACCCATAGAGTTACATGTACATCGGTAAAACTGGCTCCATATGCAACTCCTCTAGGAGAATACAATAATTCATAGGTGTTGAGAAAATAATTAATAGCAACAATTATAAAAACTAAAAATCCTAGTATACCAATTTGAAATAATGCATTTTTGAATGCCTTTTTATTTAAAATAGTGTTTATATTTTTACCTATTGGTCTACCATTCATATCAAATATATTTTCATTGTCAAAAGTACTCTGAGAAGATCTTCTAAATGTAAACATAACCATATATAGACCAACAGTAAGTATTATCATCATTATTATAACTAAAAAT
This region includes:
- a CDS encoding UPF0182 family membrane protein, yielding MRKKRGYIVAVVLILFLILANSFTTIINFITDYKWFKELGYTKTFLTKILTQLKIGIPTFVIIFGIIYSYIMFIKKRYYKKSNINPPKDGEKRLNLVFGLATALISLFVSTVFSSNLWFTILQFINGTNFNLKDPIFSKDLSFYMFRLPLFKEVASLLFLVIIMMIILTVGLYMVMFTFRRSSQSTFDNENIFDMNGRPIGKNINTILNKKAFKNALFQIGILGFLVFIIVAINYFLNTYELLYSPRGVAYGASFTDVHVTLWVYRIMTVVAIISAIGFLLGIMKKDIKKALIGPVVLIAISIIGNVGSGIVQKFIVEPDEISKEQKYLEYNIEYTQNAYGLNEVEQKQFPVSQDLTKEDLIENQDTVNNIRINDYRPIIQVYNQLQAIRLYYSFNNVDIDRYNIDGKYTQVFLSARELDQKNLQTKTWINKHLKYTHGYGMVLSPVNAVTSDGQPELLVRNIPPVTDVNLDIKRPEIYFGESTNDYIITNTDEMEFDYPQGSDNKQTIYEGDAGIELGGINKLLYAIKQKSFKILISNNVNTDSRIVLYRNINQRIRKIAPFIEYDENPYLVLNQDDGKLYWIIDGYTVSDKYPYSEPFAKESSLNYIRNSVKVVVDAYNGTVKYYVFDEKDPIIQTYRKIFPDLFLDKSEMPKGIMSHTRYPNLLFNIQAEVYRTYHVDNPMVFYNEEDFWDIAQEKYMESIQYVEPTYLMFKLPGEDKVEFLLTVPYTPKTKPNMTSLFVARNDGEDYGRLFIYKFPKGKTIDGPMMIESRIDQNTDISQQLTLWSQKGSAVLRGNVIIVPIENSLLYVEPIYLQADNENSLPEMKRVIVSFKDKIVMERNLDEALIKIFGATEEDIDQAEQDQDTDIDIEDQDVNNLVKKANELFNNAKRASQDGNWSEYGRYIEELEGVLKQLNNNVGVDVNYEQNLEEDIEVQ